One window of Prionailurus bengalensis isolate Pbe53 chromosome B1, Fcat_Pben_1.1_paternal_pri, whole genome shotgun sequence genomic DNA carries:
- the STMN4 gene encoding stathmin-4 isoform X3 translates to MTLAAYKEKMKELPLVSLFCSCFLADPLNKSSYKYEADTVDLNWCVISDMEVIELNKCTSGQSFEVILKPPSFDGVPEFNASLPRRRDPSLEEIQKKLEAAEERRKYQEAELLKHLAEKREHEREVIQKAIEENNNFIKMAKEKLAQKMESNKENREAHLAAMLERLQEKDKHAEEVRKNKELKEEASR, encoded by the exons ATGACCCTCGCCG CCTACAAAGAGAAGATGAAGGAGCTCCCACTCGTGTCCTTGTTCTGCTCCTGTTTTCTGGCCGATCCTCTGAATAAATCATCCTATAAATACGAAG CAGACACAGTGGACCTGAACTGGTGTGTAATTTCCGACATGGAAGTCATTGAGCTGAACAAATGTACCTCGGGCCAGTCCTTTGAAGTCATCCTGAAGCCACCTTCCTTCGATGGGGTCCCCGAGTTCAATGCCTCTCTACCCAGGCGGCGAGACCCATCACTGGAAGAGATCCAGAAGAAACTAGAAGCAGCTGAGGAGCGAAGAAAG TACCAGGAAGCTGAGCTCCTGAAACACCTAGCAGAGAAACGAGAACACGAGCGGGAGGTGATCCAAAAAGCCATTGAGGAAAACAACAATTTCATCAAGATGGCTAAGGAAAAACTGGCCCAGAAGATGGAATCCAATAAGGAAAACCGGGAGGCCCATCTTGCCGCCATGTTGGAACGGCTGCAAGAGAAG GACAAGCACGCGGAAGAGGTGCGGAAAAACAAGGAGCTGAAGGAAGAGGCCTCCAGGTAA
- the STMN4 gene encoding stathmin-4 isoform X1, giving the protein MTLAAYKEKMKELPLVSLFCSCFLADPLNKSSYKYEGWCGRQCRRKDQSQRKDSADWRERREQADTVDLNWCVISDMEVIELNKCTSGQSFEVILKPPSFDGVPEFNASLPRRRDPSLEEIQKKLEAAEERRKYQEAELLKHLAEKREHEREVIQKAIEENNNFIKMAKEKLAQKMESNKENREAHLAAMLERLQEKDKHAEEVRKNKELKEEASR; this is encoded by the exons ATGACCCTCGCCG CCTACAAAGAGAAGATGAAGGAGCTCCCACTCGTGTCCTTGTTCTGCTCCTGTTTTCTGGCCGATCCTCTGAATAAATCATCCTATAAATACGAAG GCTGGTGTGGGAGACAGTGTAGGAGGAAAGATCAAAGCCAGCGGAAAGACAGTGCTgactggagagaaagaagagagcagg CAGACACAGTGGACCTGAACTGGTGTGTAATTTCCGACATGGAAGTCATTGAGCTGAACAAATGTACCTCGGGCCAGTCCTTTGAAGTCATCCTGAAGCCACCTTCCTTCGATGGGGTCCCCGAGTTCAATGCCTCTCTACCCAGGCGGCGAGACCCATCACTGGAAGAGATCCAGAAGAAACTAGAAGCAGCTGAGGAGCGAAGAAAG TACCAGGAAGCTGAGCTCCTGAAACACCTAGCAGAGAAACGAGAACACGAGCGGGAGGTGATCCAAAAAGCCATTGAGGAAAACAACAATTTCATCAAGATGGCTAAGGAAAAACTGGCCCAGAAGATGGAATCCAATAAGGAAAACCGGGAGGCCCATCTTGCCGCCATGTTGGAACGGCTGCAAGAGAAG GACAAGCACGCGGAAGAGGTGCGGAAAAACAAGGAGCTGAAGGAAGAGGCCTCCAGGTAA
- the STMN4 gene encoding stathmin-4 isoform X2 produces the protein MTLAAYKEKMKELPLVSLFCSCFLADPLNKSSYKYEGWCGRQCRRKDQSQRKDSADWRERREQADTVDLNWCVISDMEVIELNKCTSGQSFEVILKPPSFDGVPEFNASLPRRRDPSLEEIQKKLEAAEERRKYQEAELLKHLAEKREHEREVIQKAIEENNNFIKMAKEKLAQKMESNKENREAHLAAMLERLQEKEPPAAR, from the exons ATGACCCTCGCCG CCTACAAAGAGAAGATGAAGGAGCTCCCACTCGTGTCCTTGTTCTGCTCCTGTTTTCTGGCCGATCCTCTGAATAAATCATCCTATAAATACGAAG GCTGGTGTGGGAGACAGTGTAGGAGGAAAGATCAAAGCCAGCGGAAAGACAGTGCTgactggagagaaagaagagagcagg CAGACACAGTGGACCTGAACTGGTGTGTAATTTCCGACATGGAAGTCATTGAGCTGAACAAATGTACCTCGGGCCAGTCCTTTGAAGTCATCCTGAAGCCACCTTCCTTCGATGGGGTCCCCGAGTTCAATGCCTCTCTACCCAGGCGGCGAGACCCATCACTGGAAGAGATCCAGAAGAAACTAGAAGCAGCTGAGGAGCGAAGAAAG TACCAGGAAGCTGAGCTCCTGAAACACCTAGCAGAGAAACGAGAACACGAGCGGGAGGTGATCCAAAAAGCCATTGAGGAAAACAACAATTTCATCAAGATGGCTAAGGAAAAACTGGCCCAGAAGATGGAATCCAATAAGGAAAACCGGGAGGCCCATCTTGCCGCCATGTTGGAACGGCTGCAAGAGAAG GAGCCGCCTGCTGCGCGGTGA
- the STMN4 gene encoding stathmin-4 isoform X4: MTLAAYKEKMKELPLVSLFCSCFLADPLNKSSYKYEADTVDLNWCVISDMEVIELNKCTSGQSFEVILKPPSFDGVPEFNASLPRRRDPSLEEIQKKLEAAEERRKYQEAELLKHLAEKREHEREVIQKAIEENNNFIKMAKEKLAQKMESNKENREAHLAAMLERLQEKEPPAAR; encoded by the exons ATGACCCTCGCCG CCTACAAAGAGAAGATGAAGGAGCTCCCACTCGTGTCCTTGTTCTGCTCCTGTTTTCTGGCCGATCCTCTGAATAAATCATCCTATAAATACGAAG CAGACACAGTGGACCTGAACTGGTGTGTAATTTCCGACATGGAAGTCATTGAGCTGAACAAATGTACCTCGGGCCAGTCCTTTGAAGTCATCCTGAAGCCACCTTCCTTCGATGGGGTCCCCGAGTTCAATGCCTCTCTACCCAGGCGGCGAGACCCATCACTGGAAGAGATCCAGAAGAAACTAGAAGCAGCTGAGGAGCGAAGAAAG TACCAGGAAGCTGAGCTCCTGAAACACCTAGCAGAGAAACGAGAACACGAGCGGGAGGTGATCCAAAAAGCCATTGAGGAAAACAACAATTTCATCAAGATGGCTAAGGAAAAACTGGCCCAGAAGATGGAATCCAATAAGGAAAACCGGGAGGCCCATCTTGCCGCCATGTTGGAACGGCTGCAAGAGAAG GAGCCGCCTGCTGCGCGGTGA